The proteins below come from a single Demetria terragena DSM 11295 genomic window:
- a CDS encoding DUF4031 domain-containing protein — MTVLIDRPIWPGWDTLWSHLVSDSSLEELHETARAIGLPDHLFDQDHYDVPIKLYDQAIACGAEPVEGRELIRRLIGSGLRKR; from the coding sequence ATGACTGTCCTCATCGACCGCCCCATCTGGCCCGGCTGGGACACCCTGTGGTCCCACCTGGTGAGCGACTCCTCGCTTGAGGAGCTCCACGAAACGGCCCGCGCGATCGGCCTACCGGACCACCTGTTCGACCAGGATCACTACGACGTACCGATCAAGTTGTACGACCAGGCCATCGCCTGCGGCGCCGAGCCGGTCGAGGGGCGCGAACTGATTCGCCGCCTCATCGGCAGCGGCCTGCGCAAACGCTAG
- a CDS encoding discoidin domain-containing protein, protein MIMRILSVFTAMLVSAALFVPSVDASATPASSFTVLDNSDYVEGGVEGALYTSFVPNFECRPYYERDVLPSKAVWQGLVRKYSTRPGPLVLDCEGWFFNGTDAQANLGRLKTLQAWAREIEPTKIIGWYNLAAHTTPENRRYYHELIAADRRTALFPAAYTGSALVDWTPRLKTAWTTARGISTTLPIYVYLWPQYSKRTTAGTWLDFLPTTFWEAQLEMARGMGFDGAVMWGSVTCDTTCRKKAKPVIRSTKAFIDFLQSNPPRSAALGRPTTASQIHSANYPAKYATDGDPTTRWVSKASDPQWLKIDLGSRQKIHSASLLWGSSAKNYTVQVSDDATKWTTVYSTSTGNGGVDYLTGLSGTGRYVRVHGTQRASGNGYYTLFDVGIYATAV, encoded by the coding sequence ATGATCATGCGAATCCTGAGTGTTTTCACGGCAATGCTCGTTTCCGCTGCGCTCTTTGTTCCATCCGTCGACGCCTCGGCAACGCCCGCGTCCTCGTTCACCGTTCTTGACAACAGTGACTATGTCGAGGGAGGCGTCGAGGGTGCACTCTATACGAGTTTTGTCCCTAACTTCGAGTGTCGCCCCTATTACGAGCGGGATGTCTTGCCGTCCAAGGCGGTATGGCAGGGCCTCGTTCGCAAGTACAGCACCCGTCCGGGGCCTCTCGTCCTGGACTGCGAAGGCTGGTTCTTCAACGGAACGGATGCTCAGGCGAACCTCGGCCGACTCAAGACCCTGCAAGCATGGGCGCGCGAGATCGAACCGACCAAAATAATCGGGTGGTACAACCTTGCGGCCCACACGACGCCCGAGAATCGACGCTATTACCACGAACTGATCGCCGCGGATCGTCGAACGGCTCTCTTTCCGGCGGCGTATACCGGATCGGCCTTGGTTGACTGGACGCCCCGGCTCAAGACCGCATGGACTACTGCGCGCGGAATCTCGACGACGCTACCGATCTATGTGTACCTCTGGCCCCAATACTCCAAGCGCACCACCGCGGGAACGTGGTTGGACTTTTTGCCCACGACGTTCTGGGAAGCGCAACTCGAAATGGCGCGGGGCATGGGTTTCGACGGTGCGGTGATGTGGGGCTCAGTCACCTGTGACACCACCTGTCGGAAGAAGGCGAAACCAGTCATCCGTTCGACGAAGGCGTTTATCGACTTTTTGCAGTCCAATCCGCCACGGTCGGCTGCCCTCGGCAGACCCACCACCGCCTCGCAGATTCATTCGGCCAACTATCCGGCCAAGTATGCGACGGATGGCGACCCGACAACCCGCTGGGTCAGTAAGGCTTCGGATCCACAATGGCTAAAGATCGATCTCGGTTCTCGTCAGAAAATCCATTCCGCGAGCTTGCTCTGGGGTTCTTCTGCGAAAAACTACACCGTGCAGGTATCTGACGACGCAACCAAATGGACAACCGTGTACTCCACCAGTACCGGTAACGGGGGAGTCGACTACCTGACCGGCCTGTCCGGGACCGGGCGATACGTGCGAGTTCACGGCACTCAGCGCGCGTCCGGCAACGGCTATTACACGCTTTTCGACGTCGGGATCTACGCGACCGCCGTCTAG
- a CDS encoding S9 family peptidase has translation MTSRADSTPPVARRVPHERTHHGESVPDDYHWLTAAGGDSVQDPDVLDHLRAENAYTAARTAHLEPLAQTLFEETKARIQETDVSLPARKGEWWYFSRTTAGAQYDAHCRVRDTGTRPEPKPGAVLEGEQVLLDGNLEAGGREFFELGGLEPNPAGSRIAFLFDERGDERYHLVVRDIASGEVFDDSVHGVGFGLVWSRDGQHIFYTRRDEAWRAHEVWRHTVGAAADTDVRVLAEPDELFNVGIDQSADERWLEIYTESRTTTEVRLLDLDDPTGQPWIVEPRTIGLDYGVEVDGDRILVVHNADRVDFDLAWAPLESPGRSNWQPVDLTTQEGDRLLGVSAFSTFAAVSMRHAGLATLRLLARNADGYTLGPQLAVEPDVYTLGLGANLEYEATSLRVVLESYVLPRSTYEVDVSTGEMTLLHRRDVPGYRPEQYREERLWVESRDGVQVPVSLVRRADIAPDGTHPGLIYGYGAYEISMDPYFSAARLSLLDRGVVFAVAHIRGGGELGRGWYDDGKLLAKPHTFHDFVDCSRALIDQGWVGPDRLAAEGGSAGGLLMGAALNEAPELYRVVHAAVPFVDALNTILRPELPLTVAEWEEWGNPLADPDVYACMRAYSPYENVRPVPYPTVLATTSLHDTRVFVGEPAKWVQALRDTVTSDPQTRPVLLKVEMDGGHGGASGRYDAWRQHAFENAVILDSISTTDRERISQ, from the coding sequence GTGACTTCCCGTGCTGATTCCACCCCGCCCGTTGCCCGTCGCGTACCCCACGAGCGAACCCACCATGGCGAGTCTGTTCCGGACGATTATCACTGGCTGACGGCCGCTGGTGGCGACAGTGTGCAGGACCCTGACGTGCTTGACCACTTGCGTGCGGAGAACGCGTACACCGCTGCGCGCACGGCTCATCTTGAGCCGCTAGCACAGACGCTCTTCGAGGAGACCAAGGCACGCATCCAGGAGACTGACGTCAGCCTTCCGGCGCGCAAGGGCGAGTGGTGGTATTTCAGTCGTACGACGGCTGGTGCGCAGTACGACGCGCACTGCCGGGTACGTGACACCGGGACCCGACCGGAGCCCAAGCCTGGCGCGGTGCTCGAGGGCGAGCAGGTGCTTCTTGATGGAAACCTCGAGGCTGGCGGCCGGGAGTTCTTCGAGCTCGGTGGCCTTGAGCCGAACCCGGCAGGGTCTCGGATCGCCTTCCTCTTCGACGAACGTGGCGATGAGCGCTATCACCTGGTGGTGCGGGATATCGCCTCCGGCGAGGTTTTCGATGACTCGGTGCATGGAGTGGGCTTCGGACTGGTGTGGAGCCGGGACGGCCAGCACATCTTCTACACCCGCCGCGATGAGGCATGGCGGGCCCACGAGGTCTGGCGGCACACGGTGGGCGCAGCGGCAGACACCGACGTACGAGTGCTTGCGGAACCCGACGAACTGTTCAATGTCGGCATCGATCAGTCAGCGGACGAACGCTGGTTGGAGATCTACACCGAATCTCGGACCACGACCGAAGTGCGGTTGCTCGACCTGGATGACCCGACAGGGCAGCCGTGGATTGTTGAGCCACGCACCATTGGGCTGGACTACGGCGTGGAGGTCGACGGTGACCGAATTCTCGTGGTGCACAACGCTGATCGCGTCGATTTCGACTTGGCCTGGGCGCCGTTAGAGAGCCCGGGACGAAGCAACTGGCAGCCGGTCGATCTGACCACTCAAGAGGGCGACCGACTCCTTGGCGTCAGCGCATTCTCGACCTTCGCCGCCGTCTCGATGAGGCATGCCGGCCTGGCCACCCTCCGGTTGCTTGCCCGGAATGCTGACGGTTACACGCTGGGTCCGCAGTTGGCGGTCGAGCCGGACGTCTACACCCTCGGCTTGGGCGCGAACCTGGAATACGAAGCCACTTCGTTGCGGGTGGTCCTCGAGTCCTATGTGCTCCCGAGGTCGACCTATGAGGTCGATGTCAGCACTGGGGAGATGACACTGCTGCACCGTCGTGACGTGCCGGGCTACCGTCCGGAGCAGTACCGCGAGGAACGGTTGTGGGTCGAGTCGCGCGATGGCGTACAGGTGCCGGTGTCGCTGGTGCGGCGTGCGGATATCGCACCAGATGGAACTCATCCAGGACTCATCTATGGATATGGCGCCTATGAGATTTCCATGGATCCCTATTTCTCGGCTGCGCGATTGTCGTTGCTGGACCGCGGTGTTGTTTTTGCCGTCGCACATATTCGCGGTGGTGGCGAACTGGGGAGGGGCTGGTACGACGATGGCAAGTTGTTGGCGAAGCCACACACCTTCCACGATTTCGTCGACTGCTCGCGAGCTCTCATCGACCAGGGTTGGGTCGGGCCGGATCGCCTTGCTGCTGAAGGCGGTTCAGCCGGTGGGCTCCTCATGGGTGCGGCGCTTAACGAGGCGCCAGAACTGTACCGAGTCGTGCACGCAGCCGTGCCCTTCGTAGATGCGCTCAACACGATCCTGCGGCCCGAGTTGCCGTTGACCGTCGCCGAGTGGGAGGAGTGGGGAAACCCGCTCGCCGATCCCGATGTCTATGCGTGCATGCGCGCCTACTCGCCGTATGAGAACGTCCGACCGGTGCCCTATCCCACCGTTTTGGCGACCACCAGCCTGCATGACACGCGCGTGTTCGTGGGCGAGCCGGCGAAGTGGGTCCAGGCGTTGCGCGACACCGTGACCAGTGATCCGCAGACGCGACCGGTTTTGCTCAAGGTGGAGATGGATGGCGGGCATGGTGGCGCGAGTGGCCGATACGACGCGTGGCGCCAGCACGCCTTCGAGAATGCCGTGATCCTGGATTCGATCAGCACGACGGATCGTGAACGCATCTCACAATAA